From a single Ischnura elegans chromosome 7, ioIscEleg1.1, whole genome shotgun sequence genomic region:
- the LOC124162180 gene encoding uncharacterized protein LOC124162180, which produces MTEDDDPAVEADAAAALLLPLRDVTVARLELWIGLQESTAAMVEVNCKVYDDDENNCRLEVRRKQAWSCGDDGLRQTARCTTMMRTIAGWKCGESRLGVAVTTV; this is translated from the exons ATGACGGAGGATGATGATCCGGCAGTGGAGGCGGATGCTGCTGCTGCTCTGCTGCTACCCTTACGGGACGTCACGGTCGC AAGGCTGGAACTATGGATTGGATTGCAGGAATCAACTGCGGCAATGGTAGAAGTCAACTGCAAGGTGTACGACGATGATGAGAACAATTGCAGGCTGGAAGTGCGGCGAAAGCAGGCTTGGAGTTGCGGTGACGACGGTCTAAGGCAAACTGCAAGGTGTACGACGATGATGAGAACAATTGCAGGCTGGAAGTGCGGCGAAAGCAGGCTTGGAGTTGCGGTGACGACGGTCTAA